Sequence from the Actinocatenispora sera genome:
TCGTCGCGGGGTGCCGGCTGGTCGGTCGGTCGTCACGGGGTGCCGACGAGGCCGCCGTCCACGCGCACGTCGATGCCGTTGAGATAGCCGGCGAGCGGGCTGGCCAGGAACGTCACGGTCGCCGCGACGTCGTCCGGGGTGCCGAGCCGGCCGGAGGGATTCGGCGCGTACCGCTGGGCCAGCTCGGGTTCCAGGCTGGCCCAGTCCCGGCCCTGCGGGTCGTCGGCGAGGAACATCGCCCGCATCGCCTCGGTGACGATCACGCCCGGACTGACCGAGTTCGCGGTCACGCCGGTGCCGGCGAGATCCTTGGCCAGCGCGGTCGTCAGGTTGACCACCGCCGCCTTCGCGGCCCCGTAGTCGACCAGGTTCGGCACCGGGCTGGTGGCGGTGCGGCTGCCCAGGTTGATCACCCGGCCCCACCCGGCCGAGCGCATCGGCGGCACCAGCGCGCGGATCAGCGCCACCGCGGACAGTACGTTGCCCGCCCAGCTGTCCCGCCACACCCGCTCGTCGCCCGTGCGCCAGTCGTGCTGGGCGACCGGTCCGGCGTTGTTGATCAGAATCGCCACCCCGAACTCGGTTGCCGCGGCAGCGATCCGGTCCAGGTCGCCGGGATCGGTCACGTCGCCGAGCACCGTCGCGGCCACCCCGCCGGCCGACCGGAGCTCGTCGGCGGCAGCCTCCGCTCGGACCCGGTCGCGGCCGTGTACCAGCACCGGGCAGCCCTCGGCGGCCAGCCGCCGCGCGATCGCCGCCCCGAGGCCACTGCTGGATGCGGTCACCAACGCCGGTCGGCCGGCCAGTCGAAGATCCATACCCGCACCGTAGGCCCCCGCTGTGACAGCACCGACGGCCTCGGCCCGGCCGCCCGGCCCGGCGCAGTGCCGCTTCGCCTACGCCTCGGCCACCGGGCGCGATGCCTCGGGGCCGGCGCCGGCGTGCTGGCCGGGGCCGGGCGGGTGCGGCGTCGTGACGACAGCGGCCGGGTAGCTGCGCCGCAACGCATCGGTCCGCGCCCGTGCAACGGGGCGAACCCACCGGGCGAGTCGCCGCGACCGGGTGAGGCCTCCGGGCGAATCGTTGCGGCGGCCGGTGGCGAGCGCGCCGAGCAGCGCGACCGCGGCCATGACCAGATCCAGTGCCGCCACCCCGCCGCTCGGGTGCGCCGCCGGGGCCAGCGCGGTGATCAGCACGCCACCGGCGCCGATCAGCACCACCTGCCCGAGCAGGTCGCTGATCTGCATGGCGGCGGAATTGAAGCCGCGGTCGGTGATGGTGGACAAGCCGAGAGTCAGTACGCTCGCCGCGGAGGCGCCGAGCCCCAGGCCGGCGCCGGCCACGGCCAAGGTGGCGAGCACGAGCCAGGACGGCCCCCACTCCGGCGCGGCCAGCGCGGTGGCGGCGAGACCCGCCGCCACCAGCACGAAACCGGTGCGCAGCAGGACCCGCCGGGAGATCTCGCGGCGCCGCCCCTGCCAGGCGGCGGCCGCGCACCAGCCGAGCGCGCCGACGGTCAGCGGGAGCCCGGCGGCCGCCGGCGAGTACCCGTGCACCGCGGTGAGAGTCAGCGGCACGTACGCGGCGACGGCGAAGTAGGCGCCGGACAGCAGGCCGCGGGACAGCACCGCGGTGGGCAGGCCGGCGCGGGCGGTGAGCGTACCGGTGGGCAGCAGCCGGCGCACCGACGGCACCAGGACCGCCAGCGCGACGAGGCCGGCGACCACGGTGAGCGGCGACGGATGCTGCGCGCCGAACTCCAGTACGACGACGCTGGCCGCGGCGGCGAGCGCGGCCAGCGGCAGCCAGCGCCGTACCGTCACCGGGTCGTCCGGCAGGTGCTTCGGCAGCCGCCGCAACGCGGGCACCAGCACCGCGATTCCGGCCAGTACCAACGGAACCAGGCCGAGGAACACGTACCGCCAGCCGGCGTGCTGCACGACCAGCCCGGAGGCCGTCGGCCCGAGCAGCGCGGGCACCACACAGGCGGTGGACAGCGCGGCGTAGGCGGCTGGCCGGTCCGTGGCGGGGTACACCGCGGCGATCAGCACGGTGACGGCGACGACCTGGGTACCGGCGCCGAACCCTTGCAACGTGCGGCCGGCGAGCAGCGCCGGCATCGCGCCGGCCGTGCCCGACACCACCAGCCCGACCACGAACACGGCCGGGCCGGCGAGCATCGCCGGCACCGGGCCGTACCTGTCACACAGCCGGCCGGCGAAGACGCTCGCCACCACGCTGGCGGCGAGGAACGCCAGGAACGGCCAGGAGTACTCGGCGCCGGCGTGCAGGTCGGCCGCGATCTGCGGCATGGCGGTGTTGACGCCCAGGTCCTCGAACGTGGCGAAGGTCACGAGCGCCACGATCCCGATCGTCGCGCCGCGCCGGTCGGCGGCGAACAGCGCGCTGCGCCGCCCGGATGCTGTCGTCGTCACCGCGTGATCATCGAACTTCAACCATGATCGAAGTCAAGATGCGCGGCGCCGCAGTCATCGCCGGCCGCCCCACGCGGCCGGCCCCACACCGGCGGCCTCCGCGGCCTACTGCGCGGGTGGCTCGTCCGGGGCGATGCGGCGCAGCGAGTAGGTCACCGAGTGCAGCCGGCGTGGCGTGCCGACGTAGACCGGATCCCGGTCGTACGCCTGCCAGCCGGCGTTGCCGGCCCGGTTGAGGTGGCGCAGGTCGTCGAAGCGTTCGTCGGTGCCCCACCGGGACACGCCGCCGAAGTAGTAGAAGCTCGCCGACCAGTCCATGAACCGGTCGTTGCCGAACGTGCCGGTCGAGGAGTACTCGAGCCGCGCGTATTCCCATCGGGTCACGCGGCAATGATGCCGGAGCGCGCCCGGTGCCCGCCACTCGTACGGCGTGCCCCCGTTCGCCGGGGTTGCTGAAAAGTTCTGCCAGCGGATCTGTCGCGTTCGCAACAATCATGGCATCGTGTGCCTGTCGCGATCACCACGTCGGGCGTGGGGGGCGATTCGTCGTCAGTCTGTGGAAGGGGCGACACAGCATGCGTTCTGGACCAATCGCAGCGCGATCGGCGGCGGCGGTGGCGGTGCTGCTCACCGTCGGGCTGACCGCCACCGGCTGCGTCAGTGCCAAGCACGACAGCGGCGGCGGCGACCCGCAGCGCAACGCCAACGCCAAGCACGCCACGCTGACCATCTCCACCAACGCGATCGTCGGGGGCAAGAACGCGCAGGAGGCCACCTGGATCTCGAAGACGCTGATCCCCGCGTTCGAGAAGGCGGAGAAGGCCAAGGGCCGCGACGTCACCGTCAAGTACCAGCAGAACGGCATCGACGACGCCAAGTACGGCGAGAAGCTGGAGCTGTCGCTCAAGGCCGGCGGCGGCCCGGACATCTACATCATTGGCGGCGACTCGATCAGCCGGTACGCCAAGGCCGGGTACGTCGAGCCGCTGGAGAAGGTCGTCGGCAGCAAGGTCGACAGCTGGTCGGGCTGGCAGCAGGTCGACAAGTCGGTGCAGCAGAACGTGTCGATGGACGGCAAGTACTACGGCGTGCCGAACGGTGTGGACGGCCGGGTGCTGTTCTACAACAAGAAGCTGTTCGCGAAGGCCGGGCTGCCGGCGAACTGGCAGCCGACCAGCTGGGCGGACATCCTCGCCGCCGGCCGGAAGCTGAAGAAGCTGTCCGGGGTGACGCCGATCCAGATCGACGCCGGTACCCCGATGGGCGAGGCGACGACGATGCAAGGCTTCCTGCCGCTGCTGGCCGGTGCCGGACAGCAGATCTACGACACCAAGACCGGCAAGTACCAGGGCGACACCAAGGCGATCCGCGACGTGCTGAGCTTCTACCGCAGCCTGTACGTCACCGACAAGCTCGGTGACCCGAAGCTGCAGCAGGACCCGAACGGCCGGGACGAGTCGTTCAGCGAGTTCTCGAAGGGCAAGCTCGGCATCATCGGCGAGAGCGACTACCTGTGGCGCTCGATCGTGTGCCCGGACAAGTCCATCTGCAACGCCACCTCGATGCCGGACCGCAACTCCACCGTCGGGTACGCGCTGATCCCGGCCGAGAAGCCCGGCGCCGGAGTGGCCGGCCAGGACTTCGTCTCGATGTCCGGCGGTGGCGGCTACACCATCAACCCGCGCACAAAGTACCCGCAGCAGGCGTGGGACCTACTGACCTTCATGCGCTCGCCGACCCAGATCAAGGCGCAGCTCGGCGACACCGTGCAGATCACGGCGAACAAGCAGGTCAACAGCGAGATCCTGAAGAAGGACCCGGCCCTGTCCTTCATCGCCGACAAGGTCCTGCCCATCACCCGGTTCCGGCCGTCGGAGGAGCACTACTCCTCGGTCGGCGCGCTGTTGGAGGAGGCGAGCGGGCAGGCCGCCGCGGGCAAACCGATCGACCAGATCGCCAAGGAGTACCAGCGGGGTGTGGTGAAGCTTGTCGGCGCAGACCACGTCGCCTCGGACTGACGGCAGCGGCGCGGCCGGTACCTCCCGGCCGCGCCGTACCGGCCGCGCCGCGGCGAGCGACGTCGCCGGGCTCGGGATCGGCCGGGCGGTGCTGTTCGTCGTACCGGCGCTGGCGCTGATCGCCGCGTTCCTGGTGTTCCCGGCGCTGTGGACGCTGTATCTCGGGGTGCTCAAGTACGACCTGGCGGGGAGCAACGCCGCGGCGCCGCAGTTCGTGGGGCTGGGCAACTACACCGACGCGCTGACCGACCCGCGGTTCGCCAACTCGGTACTGCTGACGCTGGCGTTCGTGGGGCTGTCCGCGGTGATCGGGCAGAACGGGCTGGGTTTCGTGCTGGCGGCGACGCTGCGCCGAGCGGCCGGCTGGGTACGGACGCTCGTCAGCGGGCTGGTGCTGCTGTCCTGGATCCTGCCCGGCACGGTGGTGGTGTTCCTGTGGCAGGCGCTGCTGGACCGCAACGGCGGCACCCTGAACGCGCTGCTGGGCACCCCCGGTGCGGCCTGGACGCTGGACCACCCGCTCGCCACGATCGTGGTGTTCAACGTGTGGCGCGGCACCGCGTTCTCGATGCTGCTCTACTCGGCCGCGCTCGACGCCGTGCCGACCTCGCACCTGGAGACGGCCCGGCTGTACGGATCGGGGCCGCTGCGCACCTTCCGCGACGTGGTGCTGCCCCGCATCCGCGGGCACATCCTGACCAACACGCTGCTGATCACGCTGTGGACGTTCAACGACTTCACCCCGTACATGCTCACCGGCGGCGGGCCGGAACACCGGTCGGAGACGCTGCCGGTGTACGTGTATCGGATGTCCATCGAGGGTGGTCAGCTCGGCTTCGGCTCGGCGATCTCGCTGATCATGCTGGTGATCAACCTGGTGATCGCGCTGTTCTACCTGCGCCTGCTGCGCCGGCGGGGAGGCTGACATGCGGCGGATCTTCGGCGACGAGCTGGTGCGGCACGCGCTGTCGCGCATCGGGCTGTACGTGTTCGCCGGGGTGGTGCTGGTGTTCTTCGCGCTGCCGCTGCTGTGGCTGGTGCTCACGCCGTTCTCCCGCACCCCGGCCTATCAGATCACCGCGCCCAGTTTCACCCTGCACAACTTCCGGGTGCTGCTGGACAACCCGTTCGCGCTGCGCTCGATCGGCAACTCGCTGGTGCTCGCCGGGGGTACCGCGGTGCTCGCGGTGGTGTTCGCCGGCACCGCCGCGTACGCGCTGAGCCGGGTGCGGCTGCCCGGCCGAGACGCCCTGCTGTACGCGATCCTGCTGCTGTCCTCGATCGTGACCGGCACCGCGGCGATGGTGCCGATCTTCCTGATGCTGTTCCAGCTGAACATGATCGACAACCGGCTGGCGCTGATCCTGGTGCTCACCGGCGGGCTGCTGCCCTCGGCGATGTTCATCCTCAAGGACTTCATGGACTCGGTACCCAAGAGCTACGAGGAGTCGGCCCGGGTGTTCGGGGCGAGCCCGCTGCAGATCCTGCGGCACGTGGTCGCGCCGGTGGTGCGGCCGGGCCTCGCGACGATCGCGGTGTGGGCGATCGTGCAGGTGTGGGGCAACTTCCTGCTGCCCTACATCCTGCTGCACGACCAGACCAAGCAACCGGCCGCGGTGATCATGTACACGTTCTACGACGAGGGCGGGACGCCGAACTTCGCGCTGATCTCCACGTTCTCGCTGCTGTACTCGGTACCGGTGGTGGTGGCCTACCTGATCGTCAACCGGCGGTACGGGTTCCGGTTCCAGGGAGGGATCAAGGGCTGATGGCCACGATCGAGCTGGCTGCGCTGGAGAAGACCTATCCGGGCGGGGTACGCGCGGTGGACGGGCTGTCGCTGACCATCGGCGACGGCGAGTTCTTCGCCCTGCTCGGCCCGTCCGGCTGCGGCAAGACGACCCTGCTGCGTACCATCGCGGGGCTGGAGGAGGCGACCGGTGGGTCGCTGTCGATCGGCGAGCGGGAGGTCACCCGGCTTGCCCCGGGCCAGCGCGACGTGGCGATGGTGTTCCAGGACTACGCGCTGTTCCCGCACATGACGGTGCTGGACAACATCGCCTACCCGCTGCGGATCAAGCGGGTGGCGCGCTCGGCCCGGCACGACAGGGCGCGGCAGACCGGTGCCGGGCTGGAGCTGGCCGAGCTGATGGCGCGCCGCCCGGCCGAGCTGTCCGGTGGGCAGCAGCAGCGGGTGGCGCTGGCCCGCGCGGTGGTCGCGCACCCGTCCGCGTTCCTGTTCGACGAACCACTGTCCAATCTGGATGCCCGGCTGCGGCTGTCCGCCCGTAGCTTCCTCAAGCGGTTGCAGCGCGAACTGGGCGTCACCACCATCTTCGTCACGCATGACCAGGCGGAGGCGCTCGCGATGGCCGACCGGATCGCGGTGATGGAGGCGGGCCGGATCCGGCAGGTCGGTACCCCGCGGGAGGTGTTCGGACGGCCGGCCAACACGTTCGTCGCGAACTTCATCGGTTCCACCCCGATGAACCTGCTGCCGGCCAGCGTCACCGACGGGCGGCTGGTGCTCGCCGCCGGCTCGCTGCCGGCACCGGCCGGGCTCGGCGCCCGCCGCGAGGTCACGGTCGGGATCCGGCCCGAGTACCTGGACTTCTCCGCCGCCGCGGTGCCGGATGCGCTGTCCGGCACGGTGAGCATCGTCGAACATCTCGGGACCTCGTCGCTGGTCACGCTGGAGACCGAGGGTGGGCCACTCGGCGTGGTCGTGCCGGAGGAGGCCGAACCGGCCGCCGGCAGCACCGGCTGGGCGGTGCCCCGTGCCGGCCGGGTCCTGCTGTACAACAGCGAAACCGGCGACCTGATCACGCCCTGACGTCGTTCCGGCACGGGTCAGGACGTCGGCAGCTTGGCCCGCTTGATCGGCGGCGCGTTGCGCTGTGCCACGTACCGGAAGTCGGTGGTGTTGACCGGCTTCCCGGTCTCGCGGTCGACCAGGATCGGCTCGGCCGTGGCGCCTGTTTCGACGTCGACCAGTCGAACCCCACCGCGGCCGCGGGTGACGTGCCGGCGACCCCAGCCGCCGAGCGCCTCGATCACCGGCTGCAGGTCGCGCCCGCGCGCGGTCAGCCGGTACTCGTCGCGGGGCGGCCGCAGCTGGTAGCGGTGCCGGGTCAGCAGGCCCGCGTCGCACAGCGCGGCCAGCCGCCGGGTCAGCGAGTTCGACGAGATGCCCAGACTCTGCTGGAACTCGTCGAACCGGCTCAGGCCGTGCAGCGCGTCGCGCACGATCAGCAGGCTCCACCATTCGCCCACCGCGTCCAGGGTCAGCGCGATCGGGCAGTCCATACCCTCGAAGCTCTTGTGTCGCACGACTCGCCCTTCGCTACTTCCATCATGGAAGCAACCAGGCTACTGTCACTTCCACGATGGAAGCAACTGACAGGGAGTGGTGATGACCAGGATCGGCGTGCTCGGCCCGGGCGGGGTCGGTGGCGTGCTGGCGGCCCGGCTCGGTGCCGCGGGCCACGAGGTGAGCGTGCTCGCCACCGAGCGCACCGCAGCCGCGATCACGATGGCCGGGCTGCGGCTGACCGCGCCGGACGGCGAGACGGTCACCGCCCCGGTGGCTCGGCCCTGGCTGACCGCACCGGTGGACCTGCTGATCATCGCGGTGAAGGCGACCGACCTGCTGCCCGCGCTGACCCGGGTGCCGGCGGCGCTGCTGGGCGCCGCGACGATCGTGCCGTTCCTCAACGGGATCGACCACCCGGCACTGCTGCGCGCCGCGTACCCGGCGGCCACGGTGGTTCCGGCGAGCATCTCGATCGAGGCGACCCGGCACCGGCCCGGCGTGGTCGAGCAGCTGACCTCGATGGCCGACCTCGTGCTCGCCGACGACACCCCGGCCGGGGCCGCCGCGGTCGGACTGTTCGCAGCTGCCGGGCTGACGGTCGCCACCCAGTCCGACGAGGCCTCCGTGCTGTGGCGCAAGCTTGGTTTCCTCGCCCCGCTGGCCCTCGCCACCACCGCTGCCGACCAGCCGATCGGCGCGGCCCGCGACGCGGCGCCGCAGCGGCTGCGGGCGCTGGTCGAGGAGACCGCCGCGGCGGCCGGGACCGCCGGCGTGCGGATCGATCCGGACTTCGTCGGCTCGCGGCTCGCGGCGCTGCCGCCCACCATGCTGTCGTCGATGCTCAAGGACCGACGGTCCGGCCGCGCGCTGGAGCTGGACGCGATCGCCGGCCCGGTGGTCCGCGCCCTCGGCGCCGACCGGGCCCCGACCACCGTCGCGGTGGCCCGGGAGATCCTCGCCGCCACCTGACCGGCCGCGCGCCGCCCGGCCCCACCGAGCCCCGCCACCCAGTATGCGGGTGTGCGGGATCGGCTCCGCCTCCTGGTGGGCGCCGGCGACGCGGGCGCCGGTTGGTAGGAAGGTGCCATGACGTCCCCGATGCTGCTGGTGGTCAGCGGGCACCCCGGCAGCGGCAAGACCACGCTCGCGCACCGGCTCGCCGCCCGGCTGGGCTGCCCGGCGATCTGCCGGGACGAGATCAAGGAGGGCATGGTCCTCGGCCTGCCCGACTACACCGCCGCGCAGGGCGACGAGTACACCGTGCGTACCTTCGAGGTCTTCTTCGCCACGGTGGAACTGTTGAGCCGCAACGGGGTCAGCCTGGTCGCCGAGGCCGCGTTCCAGGACCGGCTGTGGCGACCGAGGCTGACCCCGCTCGCCGCGCACGTGCGGCTGCGCATCGTCCGCTGCGTACTGGACGGATCGGTTGCGGTGGAGCGGATCCGCCGGCGCAGTGCGACCACCTCGACCCGCCGGGCGCACACCGTACCGGGGCAGCTCGAGCGGCTGGCGCAACCGGACCCGTTCGGCTGGTTCGTGCCGGTGTCGATGCCGGTGCCGACGCTGGACGTCGACACCACCGACGGGTACCGGCCGGGGCTCGACGAGATCGCCGCCTTCGCCACCGGTCCGGGTGGCGGGTAAGCTGATCGGCCGCGTCGCGGCCAGGGCGACCGCCGGTCGGGCGGTGCGACGCGGACAGAGGGCGGAGGCACGATGCAGGCGAAACTGCCCGACGACTACCGGATGCGGCCGGCGACACCGGCCGACGTGGCGGACATCCATCGGCTGGTGTCCGCGTGCGAGCGCGCGCTGCTCGGATCGGCGGAGACCGATCGCGACACGATCGCAGCCGAGTTGGCCCGACCGCGGCTGACCCCGGCGACCGACACCGCGTTGGTGTACGACCCGGCGGGCGAGCTCGCCGCCTGGGCCTGGGTGGACCGCCGCTCGGTGGTCGACGTCCACCCCGACCACCGCGGTCGCGGCATCGGCGGCGCCCTGCTGGACTGGATCGACACCCGGGCCGGCGAGCTCGGCACCGCACGGGTCGTGCAGACCGTCGAGGAGTCCGACGAGGCGGCCGTGGCGCTGCTGCGCTCCCGCGGGTACGAGCCGATGGTGCGCTCCTGGCTGCTCGGGATCGAGCTGCCCGCCGCGGCCCCGGCGCAGCCGCCGGCCGGGATCACCGTGCGTACCTTCGCGCCGGGGGACGAGCGGGACGCGCACCGGGTGAGCGAGGACGCGTTCGACGAGTGGCAGGAGCGCCGCCGGGACTACGACGAGTGGGCCCTGACGACGGTGGCGCGCGCCTCGTTCGCGCCGGACTGCTCGCCGCTCGCGTTCGCCGGTGACGAGCTGGTCGGCGTGGTCATTGCCACCGACGAGCCGGGCCGGGACGAGGGGTACGTCGAGCGCGTCGCGGTGCGCGCCGACCAGCGCGGCCGGGGGATCGCCCGGCTGCTGCTCGCCACCGCGTTCGACCGGTTCCACCGGCTCGGCCGGCGCGGGGTCACGTTGTGGACGCATTCGGACACCGGTGCGCTCGATGTCTACCTCAAGGTCGGCATGTCGGTGCGCCGCACCGCCACGGTCTTCGCCCGGCAGCTGCCCGCCGCCGACGCCTGACCGCGACGGCGCGGCGCCCCGCCGACGCCTGACCGCGACGGCGCGGCAACCCGCCGGCCGCGGCTGTGCGGCAACCCGCCGGCCGCGGTTGCCCGCCGCCGGAGCCTGACAGCGCGGCGACGCACCGCCGCCTGCCGGATGCGCCGGCGTCCGCCGGCTGCACCGGAGAGGTGCCGGCGGCGGGCCGCCCGGCCGGTCAGGCCAACCGGTCGCGCAGGGTGCGGTGGCGGGCGGCCGCGGCCGCCATCGCCGCCACGTCGGTGTCGGTCGCGGTGACCGGTTCGGTGGTCGGTGCCACGTCGATGCCGAGGGCACCGGCCGCGGCGCCGAGCGCGCCCACCTCCGGATCGGTGACCCGTTCCGCCCGGCCGCCGAGCCCGGCGGTCAGCCGCCCGGTCAGCCAGCTCGACGCGGCGATCGCGCCGCCGCCGAGCATCGGCAGCGCGCTGCCGGCCGGGTCGACGGCCCGGGCCCCGTCGGTGATCTCGTGGCAGAGTCCCTCCAGCGTCGCGGCGAGCACGTGGGTACCGCTGGTGGTCAGCCGCAGCCCGTGCAGGGTGCCGCCGGCGCCGGCCGGATCGGCGGCCGGTGGTCGGTGGCCGGCGTGGAAGGGCAGGCAGACCAGCCCGTGCTCGCCGGGGGCGAGCCCGGCGAGCGCCGCGCCCTGCGCGGCCGGATCGATGTCGAGCAGCCCGGTGACCCACTCGTCCAGTACCCCGCCGCCGGAGTACGCGACGCCGAAGACCGCGCGCCGGTGGTCCACCCGGTAGCGCCACACCGCCGGCGCCGGGTCCGCGGCGTCGGCGGTGACCAGCCGTACCGCGGCGGAGGTGCCGACGGTCACGGACAGGTGCCCGGCGTCAAAGCAGCCGGACCCGAGGGCGCTCGCCGCCCCGTCCCCGAGCGGTGGCGCGATCCGCGCGTCGGCGAGGTCCGGCCACCGCTTCCGGTACTCGTCGGTGAACCGGCCGCGCCAGTCGTCGTCGGCGAGCGGCGGTACCTGCTCGGTGGTCACGCCGGCGAGCGACAGCGCCTCGTCGTCCCACCGGCAGGTACGGGTGTCCAGCGCACCGGTGCCCGACGCCGAGGACACCGACGCGGTCGGCTCGCCCCACAGCGCCAGGCCCAGGTACTCGGGCAGGCCGACGTAGCGTCGCGCGGGCCCGACGGTGGCTCGCAGCCAGCCGATCCGGGCCGGCCAGTAGAACGGGTGCCACCACGCGCCGGTACGGGCGTGGAACGCACCGGCGTCGGCCGGCGCCGGGTGCTTGGGCAGGGTCGGCCGTAGATCCATCCAGGACAGGCACGGTCCGACCGGTTCGTCGTGTTCGTCCAGGCCGAGCAGCGAGTGCCACTGGGTCGAGATGCCGACCGTGTGCACGCCGCGCAGGTGGCCGTCGGCGGACAGCTCGTCCAGGCACGACACGGTGGCGCCGAGGTAGGCGGCGAGGTCGAGCTCGGCCGCGCCGTCGGCGCTCTGGTGGATGCGGGCCTGCTCGCGCACCGCCGCACCGGGCAGCGGGGTCAACCGGTCGCCGTCGCCGTCGAGGACGACCGCTCGTACCGAACTGGACCCGAGATCCAGGGCGAGGATCCGGCCGGCCGGCTGGGACATCGAGCACCTCCAGGGTGTGCGCACGTGGGTCCACCCTATGAGGCGCGCCCCGAGCCCGGGCCGGCAACCGCAGTTGCGGGAGAAGGCGCGCCGTACGGCCGCATCTGCCAGTTTGACAGGTGGGTTGCGTTCGCGCGTGCGACCCGTATCGTGGGGTCCGTGGCGAACTATCGCATGGGGCGCGCCGCGCAACTGCTCGGCGTCAGTGCCGACACGCTGCGCCGGTGGGTCGACGCCGGCCGGCTTCCGGCCGCCCGGGACCAGCAGGGTCACCGGGTGGTGGCGGGCGCCGAACTCGCCCGTTTCGCCCGCTCGCTCGCCACCGACGAACCCGGTGGCGTCTGGTCGTCGGCCCGCAACCGGTTCACCGGCATCGTCACCTCGATCCGTACCGACGAGGTGATGGCGCAGGTGGAGATCCAGGCCGGGCCGCACCGGGTCGTGTCGCTGATGACTCGCGACTCGGTCGACGAGTTGGGGCTGGCGGTGGGCGCGGTCGCCACCGCCTCGGTCAAGTCGACCCAGGTCGTGGTGGAGCTGCCGGTGCCGGCGCGGACCACGGCATGACGAGGGCGGGGGCGCGGGCATGACACGCCGGGTACGTGCCGGGGCGGTGCTGGCGGCAGTGGCGCTGGGCGTCGTCGCGTTGCTGACCGGCTGCGGTTCGCCCGGTTCGGGGACGGGCGGCTCGTCGGGCGGCTCGGGCACCGACGACTCCGGTGCCACGGTCACCGTGCTGTACGCGGGATCGCTGGTGAATTTGATGGAGCACGACGTCAAGCCGGCGTTCGAGGCCGCCAGCGGCGACACCTTCCGCGGCG
This genomic interval carries:
- a CDS encoding SDR family NAD(P)-dependent oxidoreductase, which translates into the protein MDLRLAGRPALVTASSSGLGAAIARRLAAEGCPVLVHGRDRVRAEAAADELRSAGGVAATVLGDVTDPGDLDRIAAAATEFGVAILINNAGPVAQHDWRTGDERVWRDSWAGNVLSAVALIRALVPPMRSAGWGRVINLGSRTATSPVPNLVDYGAAKAAVVNLTTALAKDLAGTGVTANSVSPGVIVTEAMRAMFLADDPQGRDWASLEPELAQRYAPNPSGRLGTPDDVAATVTFLASPLAGYLNGIDVRVDGGLVGTP
- a CDS encoding MFS transporter; the encoded protein is MTTTASGRRSALFAADRRGATIGIVALVTFATFEDLGVNTAMPQIAADLHAGAEYSWPFLAFLAASVVASVFAGRLCDRYGPVPAMLAGPAVFVVGLVVSGTAGAMPALLAGRTLQGFGAGTQVVAVTVLIAAVYPATDRPAAYAALSTACVVPALLGPTASGLVVQHAGWRYVFLGLVPLVLAGIAVLVPALRRLPKHLPDDPVTVRRWLPLAALAAAASVVVLEFGAQHPSPLTVVAGLVALAVLVPSVRRLLPTGTLTARAGLPTAVLSRGLLSGAYFAVAAYVPLTLTAVHGYSPAAAGLPLTVGALGWCAAAAWQGRRREISRRVLLRTGFVLVAAGLAATALAAPEWGPSWLVLATLAVAGAGLGLGASAASVLTLGLSTITDRGFNSAAMQISDLLGQVVLIGAGGVLITALAPAAHPSGGVAALDLVMAAVALLGALATGRRNDSPGGLTRSRRLARWVRPVARARTDALRRSYPAAVVTTPHPPGPGQHAGAGPEASRPVAEA
- a CDS encoding ABC transporter substrate-binding protein — encoded protein: MRSGPIAARSAAAVAVLLTVGLTATGCVSAKHDSGGGDPQRNANAKHATLTISTNAIVGGKNAQEATWISKTLIPAFEKAEKAKGRDVTVKYQQNGIDDAKYGEKLELSLKAGGGPDIYIIGGDSISRYAKAGYVEPLEKVVGSKVDSWSGWQQVDKSVQQNVSMDGKYYGVPNGVDGRVLFYNKKLFAKAGLPANWQPTSWADILAAGRKLKKLSGVTPIQIDAGTPMGEATTMQGFLPLLAGAGQQIYDTKTGKYQGDTKAIRDVLSFYRSLYVTDKLGDPKLQQDPNGRDESFSEFSKGKLGIIGESDYLWRSIVCPDKSICNATSMPDRNSTVGYALIPAEKPGAGVAGQDFVSMSGGGGYTINPRTKYPQQAWDLLTFMRSPTQIKAQLGDTVQITANKQVNSEILKKDPALSFIADKVLPITRFRPSEEHYSSVGALLEEASGQAAAGKPIDQIAKEYQRGVVKLVGADHVASD
- a CDS encoding carbohydrate ABC transporter permease codes for the protein MSAQTTSPRTDGSGAAGTSRPRRTGRAAASDVAGLGIGRAVLFVVPALALIAAFLVFPALWTLYLGVLKYDLAGSNAAAPQFVGLGNYTDALTDPRFANSVLLTLAFVGLSAVIGQNGLGFVLAATLRRAAGWVRTLVSGLVLLSWILPGTVVVFLWQALLDRNGGTLNALLGTPGAAWTLDHPLATIVVFNVWRGTAFSMLLYSAALDAVPTSHLETARLYGSGPLRTFRDVVLPRIRGHILTNTLLITLWTFNDFTPYMLTGGGPEHRSETLPVYVYRMSIEGGQLGFGSAISLIMLVINLVIALFYLRLLRRRGG
- a CDS encoding carbohydrate ABC transporter permease — encoded protein: MRRIFGDELVRHALSRIGLYVFAGVVLVFFALPLLWLVLTPFSRTPAYQITAPSFTLHNFRVLLDNPFALRSIGNSLVLAGGTAVLAVVFAGTAAYALSRVRLPGRDALLYAILLLSSIVTGTAAMVPIFLMLFQLNMIDNRLALILVLTGGLLPSAMFILKDFMDSVPKSYEESARVFGASPLQILRHVVAPVVRPGLATIAVWAIVQVWGNFLLPYILLHDQTKQPAAVIMYTFYDEGGTPNFALISTFSLLYSVPVVVAYLIVNRRYGFRFQGGIKG
- a CDS encoding ABC transporter ATP-binding protein, with translation MATIELAALEKTYPGGVRAVDGLSLTIGDGEFFALLGPSGCGKTTLLRTIAGLEEATGGSLSIGEREVTRLAPGQRDVAMVFQDYALFPHMTVLDNIAYPLRIKRVARSARHDRARQTGAGLELAELMARRPAELSGGQQQRVALARAVVAHPSAFLFDEPLSNLDARLRLSARSFLKRLQRELGVTTIFVTHDQAEALAMADRIAVMEAGRIRQVGTPREVFGRPANTFVANFIGSTPMNLLPASVTDGRLVLAAGSLPAPAGLGARREVTVGIRPEYLDFSAAAVPDALSGTVSIVEHLGTSSLVTLETEGGPLGVVVPEEAEPAAGSTGWAVPRAGRVLLYNSETGDLITP
- a CDS encoding winged helix-turn-helix transcriptional regulator gives rise to the protein MRHKSFEGMDCPIALTLDAVGEWWSLLIVRDALHGLSRFDEFQQSLGISSNSLTRRLAALCDAGLLTRHRYQLRPPRDEYRLTARGRDLQPVIEALGGWGRRHVTRGRGGVRLVDVETGATAEPILVDRETGKPVNTTDFRYVAQRNAPPIKRAKLPTS
- a CDS encoding ketopantoate reductase family protein; protein product: MTRIGVLGPGGVGGVLAARLGAAGHEVSVLATERTAAAITMAGLRLTAPDGETVTAPVARPWLTAPVDLLIIAVKATDLLPALTRVPAALLGAATIVPFLNGIDHPALLRAAYPAATVVPASISIEATRHRPGVVEQLTSMADLVLADDTPAGAAAVGLFAAAGLTVATQSDEASVLWRKLGFLAPLALATTAADQPIGAARDAAPQRLRALVEETAAAAGTAGVRIDPDFVGSRLAALPPTMLSSMLKDRRSGRALELDAIAGPVVRALGADRAPTTVAVAREILAAT